The genomic interval TAAAACCGTCCCCCTGGTGGCATTTGGTCACATGCATCATCGCCTGCGTCACACCCGGCAATATTTACGGACTCCTGTTGCTGTCAGTCCAGAGGGGACTGTCTTTCTGAATGCGGCTAGTGTCCCCCGAATTGTGCAGGAGGGCAGCGATCGGTTGCGCAACTTTTCGCTCGTCTCGCTCAAGGCGGGCAGAGTTTCTCAGGTTTCCCTGGTTTGGGTGAACCGAGATTTTGCCCCTGTTTCGGAGCAAGTTCTCTTTGGTCGTTCCAGCCAAAATCAAGTAACAGCAGGTAACCGATGTTAAGGAGTTATGAGTTTTGAATGATGAATTGAGGTACACCCCACACCCTACACCCCAAACCCCGTCTTAACGCGACATACCTTACTTGAACGAGAATTGCGATGTGTATTTTTGTGGATAAGGGTCTACATCAATTGGTAGAGGCTGAAGATTGGTTGAATAGGTATCCTTGAAGCATTGTAGAGGTTTGGAGAATTGGGCACGAGCCTTTTTGTTGGGTTGCATTAGGAACTGCTTAAACAACAGCCCTGTCCGTTGCCCATGGATGCAAACCAGCAGAGAAGAGGAATATTTTAACGATGGCTCTCTATAAAATTGCAGATTTTGACCCTTCCTATTCCAAAAACGATCATCAGGAAGACATTCGGGGATTTGATCTCTATTCCAGGGATGAAAAGGCCGGTTCAGTCGAAGATCTTCTCGTCGATGATGCAGGTCGTTTTCGTTACTTTGTTATTAATACAGGTTTGTGGATTTTTGGGAAGAAAGTGCTACTGCCGATCGGGTGTGCCCAAATCGACTATAGCAATCATCGCATCTATGCCAATAGCTTGAATAAAGAGCAGGTAGAAGCTCTACCAGAATTTTCCAATGACATGACGGTTGATTTGGACTACGAAGAGCGGGTGGGAAGGATTTATCGCCCTTCTCCAGTCACTCCTCCCGCTGCCTATGGCACAGGTTATGCTGGGTATGACAGTGCCCCACCTGTGGCCAGCGACGCTCCAGTAGCCCACGGAGAAGGCTATGCTGGGTATGATAGCGCTCCCCCTGCCCCCTCTGAGGTCACGGCTTCATCGGGTGTCGGGCGGGCTGGGTATGAATCCGCCCCAACCGTACCAGTCAATGCTCCCCCATCTCATGGGGTTGGGTACGAAGGCTACGAAAGTGCGCCTGCCGCACCCCCAGCTCAAATTGCCCTGGATAGGGATTCAGAGTTTGACTCCAACTCGGATTTTTATTCTAACCAGGAGAATATCTCCCTCTACGAAACGAACGAGCGCGATCATCAATATCTGAAGCGTTACGAAGAGCGTTTGATTGCAGCGAGAAGAGGGAGTAGGAAATAGAGAGTTTTGAGTTCTAAGTTTTGACTTGATGGGTTAGAGGATGTTTGAAAAGGTATGGACTGTAAGATGTAACACTCAGAGATCCCCCCTAACCCCCCTTAAAAAGGGGGGAAACTGGCTTAAAGTCCCCCTGATTAAGGGGGACTTAGGGGGATTGCATCTTTGCTACCGACAGTAGGACTTTTCAAACACCCTCTTAGGAAGGGAGGGTTGAGTTTTAAGTTTTGAGTTTTGGGTTGAAAGTGGAAAGCCAGAAAGATAGGGGAAAGAATCTGTTTTATCCTTTATCCTTTGCTTTTATCCTTTCCCTGACACCTGACCCCTGACACCTATTTTCTTCCGTAAAACTCTTCCTTCGGCTTGTCTGTTTAGATAAAGCCGTTGGGGGAGTTTACCAGTATGCAACCAAGACCACTAAAGCCGATTGAAGCGCTGCGTCGGAGTGTCTGGATGGTTTTTCAGGCAGCACCGAGGGAATTACGCAATTTGTCTGGCTTAAATCTGATCACGGGGACTGGTCCGTCGATATCGCTGTTTCTTAGTAAGGTTGTGATTGATGAGGCTTCTCGCCTGTTGGGTCGGGGGGTGACTGAGAATGCGATCGCCCTTATCCTTTCGGAGCCAAAGCTTTTGTGGAGCCTGGGGGCGTCGGTTTTACTAAACCTGTTTGTAGATTCAATTGATTCGATTGGGGCAACCCTGTTTGCATCTCTGCGCGATCGAGTGCGGGGGCATGTCCAGGGACAGGTCTTTCAGAAGGTTGCCAATTTTGATGATATTGCCCTGTTTGAAACGCCCGATCTACTGAACTTGCTGGAACTTACCGATAAAGGAATGCAGCGACTCCAACAGCTTTCCTTTATCGTGGCAGCAACCCTGATGGGCGTGTTTATGTTTATCCCCTCGGTTTTGTTGTCAGTCTCAATTAGCTGGTGGGTGCCCCCGGTTTTGCTCCTTTCTTCAATTCCGTCCATTTTCGTTGAAATTAAACACCACAAGAAAAGCTGGCGGGTCGAAGAAACCCAGGCAAGTGTGAACCGGGAAATGAATATCTATGGCAAGGTGCTGACAGGGGAAGCTTATGCTAAGGAATTGCGTCTGTTTTCCCTCCAATCCATTCTGTTGGAACGCTGGCAGGGATTATTTCACCGCATGTTCAACACAATGGAACAGGTGCGGCGGGAGGGGGCAGTTGCAGTCATGCTCTGGTCCCTACTGGGTGGACTGGGTGCGACTTTGCCCTACGTCTATGTTGTGATTGGAGTGTTACAGGGCAACTATACCTTGGGCGACCTGGCGCTTTATACGGGCATTATTATGCAAATGCGCCGCAGCCTCTATATCCTGATTGGTCACACAGGCGATATTTATGATGTTGCACTAGCAACCAGCCCCATTTTTCAGTTGCTTGATCTGGAACCCCAATTACAAAGTGGCAGGGAAAGAAAGGATGAGGGCGGAGGGATGAGGGATGAAAGAAGGGATGAGGGCGGAGGGATGAGGGATGAAACATTTATTTCTCATCCCCCATCCTTCATCCCCCATCCCTTCTCCTTTCAAGGAATTCAATTTCAGGATGTCTCCTTCACCTACCCTGGTGGCGATAAGCCAATTCTGGAGCAGCTTAATTTGACGATTCAACCAGGAGAAATGGTAGCGCTGGTAGGAGAAAATGGGGCGGGTAAAACAACGCTGGCGAAACTGCTCTGCCGCTTGTATGACCCAACTCAAGGATCAATTTATTGGGGGGAACAGGATCTACGATCGATGGACCTGGATGATTTGCGATCGCGGATTGCAGTAGTGATGCAGGACTATGCCCGCTTTCCGGCAACCCTGCGGGAAAATGTGGGATGGGGCTATCTCCCCAAGCTTCAGGAGGATGGTGCGATTCAGTCAGTGCTTCAAGATGCGGGCATTAGCCAGGTGGTTGCAGAACTGAGTCATGGACTGGAAACGCCCCTGGGGAAACAGCTTGAGAATGGCGTCGATTTGTCTGGAGGGCAGTGGCAGCGGGTTGCGATCGCCCGTGCCCTGATGCGCCTCTCCGAAACAGAACTGCTGGTGTTTGACGAACCCACCGCTGCCCTCGATCCCAAAAATGAACACGAAATCTACCGCATTTTCAAAACGATCGCCCAGGGTCGGATGGCAGTCGTTGTTAGCCATCGTCTCGCCCTGGCAAAAATGGCAGACCGGATCATCGTCCTGGAACACGGCAAAATTGTCGAAGCAGGCACCCACGAAGAACTGCTAGAGAAGGGCGGCGGCTACCACACGATGTTTACCCGTCAGGCAAGTAGTTATTTGTAGCAAACGGGGGATGGGGAGGTGGGGGGATGAGGAGATGGAGGGTGGGGGAGATGAAACGTTTGAATCCTTGCTTCCGAAATTTGGCTGACTGTCCTGTTTCTTACATTGAGAGGCAGGAGGATTTATGGGTTTTTACCGCTTTACTATTCCCACGATCGTTCTCACCGTCCTGATGAGAACAGCCCCAGCCCTGGCAATTCCAATCGACCAGATTCCTAATCCCCGCCATCAAAATGCCTGGGTTAGCGATGTTTCAAATGTCATCAGCTCGGATAGGGAAAGACAGCTTAACCAGATGCTGGATGACCTGGAAAAGAAAACCACTATCGAGATGGCGATCGTCACCATCCCTGATGCAATGCCCTATGCTAACTGCAAAGAGTTGACCACTGACCTATTTAACCGATGGCGCATTGGTAAAAAGACCAATAATGGTTTCCTCACCGTCCTTTGCATGAAAGAGCGACGGGTAGAGCAAGAAATAGGCTACGGGCTACAAGCCAAACTGCCCGATACTCTGTTACATCAAATTCAACAGGACAAAATGGTTCCTGCCTTCAAGCAAGGAGACTATGCAGGAGGCTTGGCAGCCGACACATTTGCCCTAATCAAAGTCATTGAGGGAACTCCCCACCCTCAGAGGAGTTCAAACAGCTTCATGCTTTGGATCGTTGTAACCTTTATGATCGTTATCATTTTGGTTATCCTTTTTAGTGGTTCCAGGAGTTCCAACAGATCTAGGAGTTCCAACCGTTCCAGAGATTGTGAAAGTGATGATCTCTTCATTAGAGACGATAGTTTTAGCAGGGACAACAGCAATGGCAGCAGTTTCAGCGGGGACAGCAGCTTCGGTGGAGGAAGTTCTGGCGGGGGCGGTTCTGGTTCTGATTGGTAAATTAGTTCATGAAAATAAAGATTCAACGATGGACGGGAAGCGGCGAGGGAGTGTGATCTCTGACCTTATCGCGAAAATCTTTGTGCGAATGCTAGAACGCCGGTACAGAAACCGGGTTTCTGCTGTGAGATGCTCAATTTTCGCTGAATATCCTCACCAGAAACCCGGTTTCTCGAAATACTGTACCGATGCTCTAGGCCCCCTATGATTTGCGGGTATTATCCTTTCTGGAAACGACCCTATCCTTCATCCTTCATCCTTCATCCTTCATCCTTCCCCTGACACCTTAGGTTAAAATCGCCCCTCCCATGAGTCGCTGATAGCGATACTCCAGTTCTTTTTTCAGAAGCGTCCAGTGGCTCAGGGTTTCGTCTTTCGCAATCACCTTTTCTGCGGCTTCCCGTGCCAGTTCTAATACCTGCTGGTCGTTTACGAGGCTTGCCAAAGCAAAGTCGGGCAAGCCCGATTGGCGCGTGCCCAACACTTCGCCCGGTCCGCGAAAGCGCATATCCATTTCTGAGATAAAGAACCCATCCTGAGACTGCTCCAATACCTTGAGTCGTTGACGGGCAGTTTCTGTTTTGGAACTGCTCATCAACAAGCAGAAGGATTGGGAACCACCCCGACCGACCCGACCCCGTAGCTGGTGCAGTTGGGAAAGTCCAAACCGTTCGGCATGCTCGATCAGCATCACAGTGGCGTTAGGAATATCGACGCCAACTTCCACCACTGTTGTAGAGACGAGAATCTGGGTTTCGTTGGCACGGAAGCGGTTGATGGCATCGTCTTTTTCGGCTGAGGTCATGCGTCCATGCAGCAAGCCGATCTGAAATTCGGGAAAGACTCGTTCCTGGAGTTCCTGATATTCGTCGATCGCCGACTTTAGATCCAGCTTTTCCGACTCTTCCACCAGGGGCAACACCACATAGACTTGCCGCCCCTGGGCAATTTCCCGCCGTATCAGGTCATAGGCTTGCATACGTTCCCGTCCTGCCAATACGGTTGTTTGGATCGGTTTGCGACCCGGAGGCAACTCATCAATTTGACTCACGTCCAGATCGCCATGCAGGGTCAACGCCAGTGTGCGGGGAATGGGAGTGGCAGTCATGGTCAGAACGTGGGGATTTTGTCCTTTCTGCTGAAGTCGTGCCCGTTGCTGCACACCAAAGCGATGTTGTTCGTCGATCACAACCAAACCCAATTTTTGGAAGTTTACAGTGTCCTGAATGAGCGCATGGGTACCCACCAGTAGGGGAAGTTCACCAGTTTCTAGTTGGGCATGAATCTCCCGGCGTTTTGCCGCTCTGGTGGAGCCGGTCAGAAGTTCCACCGGCAGATGCAATAGGTTGAACCAGCCCACTAATTTGCGGTAATGCTGTTCCGCCAACACTTCCGTTGGAGCCATCATTGCCGTCTGGTAGCCGGACTGAATTGCCGCCAGTAAAGCAATAACAGCAACGACGGTCTTTCCAGACCCCACATCACCCTGAACCAGGCGATTCATGGGAGTGGGTTGTTGCAAATCGGTCAGGATGTCATTCAGTACCCGTTGTTGGGCATCGGTGAGTTGAAAGGGCAAAAGTTGGTAGAACTGATCAATCAGTTGACCTGTGGGAGCCAGCACCGCACTTAACTGTGCCTGTTTCTGAGCTTTGCGGCGTTTGAGCAAGCCAAGCTGGAGGTAGAAAAATTCGTCAAAGACAAGGCGACGACGAGCCGTTTCCAGGGAAGTTGCATCGGGGGGAAAGTGGATGTGGGCGATCGCTGCCTGTATCCCCACCAGCCCATACCGTTCTCTCAAAGCCTCAGGCAAGGCTTCCTGGATTTGTGTGGCAGCAGGCAAAGCAGCAACAACCGCCCGTCGCACCAGATCGGCGGGTACTCCTTCGGTGAGGGGATAAATGGGCACAACCCGTCCCACCTTGAGCGAGTCTATCGAGTCTTCCTCGTGCTGCAATACTTCAATTTCTGGGTTGTCTATGGTTGCCCCATTTTTGCCGAACTTAACCAAACCGGAGGCGGCGATCGTCGCTCCTGGTAGGTAAAGTCGTTTCTGCTGCTCCTGCCAACCCCGACTGCTGTAGCGGCTACCTGCATAAAACCGACTTAACTTGATTTGTCCACTGTAATCCCTCACCGTGAGTTCCAGAATGGTCAATTTGGAATTGCGGGGACTGGTAAAGCAATTGCAGCGCTTTACCTTCGCCACCAGTGTCACTGTTTCCCCTTCCTCCAAATCCCGAATCCCAACCTGACGGGCATAGTCAATGTGGTCACGGGGATAGTAGAACAGCAAATCCCGCACAGTAGACAACCCCAGTTTTGCCAGTTTTTCGGAATTTTTAGGACCGATTCCCGGTAAGTAGGTGAGGGGTTGGTCGAGGGAGAGGGGTGTGGGGTGTGGGGTGTGGGGTGTGGCGGTGAGCGGGGCAGTTTTGAGTTTTGAGTTTTGAGTTTTGAGTTTTGAGTTTTGAGTAGAAGAATTTTGAGTTTTGAATTTTGAGTTTTGAATTGAAGGATTCTCTGCGTTTCCGCCTCTCTGCATTCCCGTGTCCCCTTCTGCCTTCTGCCCCCTGCCCTCTGCCTTTTCCGTCCCTTGCTCTTCACACACTTTCCGCATCTGATACAGAAATCGGCGGGTATCTGCAACTAAATGCTGTCGTTGGGCAAAGGTGAGTCCAGAGTAGGTGGTGAACCGCGTACCCAGTTCCTGCCAGCGGTGCTGATCCTCTAGGGCAAGTATGGTGGGAGGTTCGCTGAGGGCAAGGCTCAGGAATTCGCTGAAACGGTGTTGTTTTCCTTCCAGGTCGTTGAATCCCCGATCGGCTTCCACGGAAAGGGCTTTTTGCAAGCGAACCCAGTCCGGAGGTGAAGGGTAGGGGTGGGGGTGGGTAGAATCCAAAACTGAGCAGTGGAACTCCTTCAGTCAAGCTCAATTTCCTTGTTCATACGAGCGTACCGAACTCGCAGAACTAATCCTAGAGTAATTTGCTTAAACAGCCAATACAACACGGTAAGAATGACGAAAGTGACTGCAATCACCAACAGCGGAAGTTTAGACGTTAAATCATTCAGGGTATTGAACAACACATTTTCGGGATCTGAGACTA from Kovacikia minuta CCNUW1 carries:
- a CDS encoding PRC-barrel domain-containing protein, with amino-acid sequence MALYKIADFDPSYSKNDHQEDIRGFDLYSRDEKAGSVEDLLVDDAGRFRYFVINTGLWIFGKKVLLPIGCAQIDYSNHRIYANSLNKEQVEALPEFSNDMTVDLDYEERVGRIYRPSPVTPPAAYGTGYAGYDSAPPVASDAPVAHGEGYAGYDSAPPAPSEVTASSGVGRAGYESAPTVPVNAPPSHGVGYEGYESAPAAPPAQIALDRDSEFDSNSDFYSNQENISLYETNERDHQYLKRYEERLIAARRGSRK
- a CDS encoding ABC transporter ATP-binding protein, encoding MQPRPLKPIEALRRSVWMVFQAAPRELRNLSGLNLITGTGPSISLFLSKVVIDEASRLLGRGVTENAIALILSEPKLLWSLGASVLLNLFVDSIDSIGATLFASLRDRVRGHVQGQVFQKVANFDDIALFETPDLLNLLELTDKGMQRLQQLSFIVAATLMGVFMFIPSVLLSVSISWWVPPVLLLSSIPSIFVEIKHHKKSWRVEETQASVNREMNIYGKVLTGEAYAKELRLFSLQSILLERWQGLFHRMFNTMEQVRREGAVAVMLWSLLGGLGATLPYVYVVIGVLQGNYTLGDLALYTGIIMQMRRSLYILIGHTGDIYDVALATSPIFQLLDLEPQLQSGRERKDEGGGMRDERRDEGGGMRDETFISHPPSFIPHPFSFQGIQFQDVSFTYPGGDKPILEQLNLTIQPGEMVALVGENGAGKTTLAKLLCRLYDPTQGSIYWGEQDLRSMDLDDLRSRIAVVMQDYARFPATLRENVGWGYLPKLQEDGAIQSVLQDAGISQVVAELSHGLETPLGKQLENGVDLSGGQWQRVAIARALMRLSETELLVFDEPTAALDPKNEHEIYRIFKTIAQGRMAVVVSHRLALAKMADRIIVLEHGKIVEAGTHEELLEKGGGYHTMFTRQASSYL
- a CDS encoding TPM domain-containing protein, which encodes MGFYRFTIPTIVLTVLMRTAPALAIPIDQIPNPRHQNAWVSDVSNVISSDRERQLNQMLDDLEKKTTIEMAIVTIPDAMPYANCKELTTDLFNRWRIGKKTNNGFLTVLCMKERRVEQEIGYGLQAKLPDTLLHQIQQDKMVPAFKQGDYAGGLAADTFALIKVIEGTPHPQRSSNSFMLWIVVTFMIVIILVILFSGSRSSNRSRSSNRSRDCESDDLFIRDDSFSRDNSNGSSFSGDSSFGGGSSGGGGSGSDW
- the recG gene encoding ATP-dependent DNA helicase RecG; translation: MDSTHPHPYPSPPDWVRLQKALSVEADRGFNDLEGKQHRFSEFLSLALSEPPTILALEDQHRWQELGTRFTTYSGLTFAQRQHLVADTRRFLYQMRKVCEEQGTEKAEGRGQKAEGDTGMQRGGNAENPSIQNSKFKTQNSSTQNSKLKTQNSKLKTAPLTATPHTPHPTPLSLDQPLTYLPGIGPKNSEKLAKLGLSTVRDLLFYYPRDHIDYARQVGIRDLEEGETVTLVAKVKRCNCFTSPRNSKLTILELTVRDYSGQIKLSRFYAGSRYSSRGWQEQQKRLYLPGATIAASGLVKFGKNGATIDNPEIEVLQHEEDSIDSLKVGRVVPIYPLTEGVPADLVRRAVVAALPAATQIQEALPEALRERYGLVGIQAAIAHIHFPPDATSLETARRRLVFDEFFYLQLGLLKRRKAQKQAQLSAVLAPTGQLIDQFYQLLPFQLTDAQQRVLNDILTDLQQPTPMNRLVQGDVGSGKTVVAVIALLAAIQSGYQTAMMAPTEVLAEQHYRKLVGWFNLLHLPVELLTGSTRAAKRREIHAQLETGELPLLVGTHALIQDTVNFQKLGLVVIDEQHRFGVQQRARLQQKGQNPHVLTMTATPIPRTLALTLHGDLDVSQIDELPPGRKPIQTTVLAGRERMQAYDLIRREIAQGRQVYVVLPLVEESEKLDLKSAIDEYQELQERVFPEFQIGLLHGRMTSAEKDDAINRFRANETQILVSTTVVEVGVDIPNATVMLIEHAERFGLSQLHQLRGRVGRGGSQSFCLLMSSSKTETARQRLKVLEQSQDGFFISEMDMRFRGPGEVLGTRQSGLPDFALASLVNDQQVLELAREAAEKVIAKDETLSHWTLLKKELEYRYQRLMGGAILT